One window of the Lemur catta isolate mLemCat1 chromosome 6, mLemCat1.pri, whole genome shotgun sequence genome contains the following:
- the ITGA7 gene encoding integrin alpha-7 isoform X4 — protein MSPHARWPGPPSWGLQAPAHWPTPHHCHSRLCTLLLAELTLGTARVELCAQGSADLAHLDDGPYEAGGEKEQDPRLIPVPANSYFGRDASPAQSYSNPLLLSLVLPLHIPVLPSLSVSHPLSLCLCASDSHLSGLFISVIFFLHLFLCHLLLLAFLSGSVSLLCGPSSGCPFPGVLPHPPSCTGLLFVTNIDSSDPDQLVYKTLDPADRLPGPARDLALNSYLGFSIDSGKGLVRAEELSFVAGAPRANHKGAVVILRKDSASRLVPEVMLSGERLTSGFGYSLAVADLNNDGWPDLVVGAPYFFERQEELGGAVYVYLNQGGHWAGISPLRLCGLPDSMFGISLAVLGDLNRDGFPDIAVGAPFDGDGKVFIYHGSRLGLVTKPSQVLEGEAVGVRSFGYSLSGGLDVDGNHYPDLLVGSLADTAVLFRARPVLHVTHEIFIAPRAIDLEQPNCAGGLSVCVDLRICFTYVAIPSSYSPIVALDYVLDGDTDRRLRGQVPRVTFLSRSPDDPKHQASGTVWLKHQHDRVCGDTMFQLQENVKDKLRAIVVTLSYGLQSPRLRRQAPGQGLPPVAPILNAHQPSTQRTEIHFLKQGCGEDKICQSNLQLVRARFCTRVSDTEFQPLPMDADGTTALFALSGQPVLALELEVTNLPSDPARPQADGDDAHEAQLLVTLPASLRYSGVRALDPVEKPLCLSNENASHVECELGNPMKRGAQVTFYLILSTSGITIETTELEVELLLATISEQELHPISARARVFIELPLSIVGVATPQQLFFSGVVRGEAAMRSERDVGSKVKYEVTVSNQGQSLNTLGSAFLNIMWPHEIANGKWLLYPMRVELEGGQGAGQKGLCSPRPNILHLDVDSRDRRRRELEQPEQQESREQQEPSTSWWPVSSAEKKKNITLDCARGTANCVVFSCPLYSFDRVAVLHVWGRLWNSTFLEEYSAVKSLEVIVRANITVKSSIKNLLLRDASTVIPVMVYLDPMAVVAEGVPWWVILLAVLAGLLVLALLVLLLWKMGFFKRAKYPEATVPQYHAVKIPREDRQQFKEEKTGTILRNNWGSPRRESPDAHPILAADGHTELGPDGHPVPGTA, from the exons ATGAGCCCCCATGCACGCTGGCCTGGGCCACCCAGCTGGGGCCTGCAGGCCCCAGCACACTGGCCCACACCTCATCACTGCCATTCCCGTCTCTGCACGCTGCTGCTGGCTGAGCTGACACTCG GCACGGCCAGGGTGGAGCTCTGTGCGCAGGGCTCAGCGGACCTGGCACACCTGGACGACGGGCCCTACGAGGCGGGGGGTGAGAAGGAGCAGGACCCCCGTCTCATCCCGGTCCCTGCCAACAGCTACTTTGGTAGGGACGCCTCCCCGGCCCAGAGCTACTCTAaccctctgctcctctctcttGTCCTCCCTCTCCATATTCCCGTCCTTCCGTCTCTGTCggtctctcaccctctctctctctgtctttgtgcCTCTGACTCTCACCTCTCTGGTCTTTTTatctctgtcattttctttctccacctcTTCCTCTGCCACCTCCTTCTTCTGGCTTTTCTGTCTGGCTCTGTCTCCCTACTCTGTGGTCCCTCCTCTGGTTGTCCCTTCCCTGGTGTGTTGCCCCACCCCCCATCCTGCACAGGGTTGCTTTTTGTGACCAACATTGATAGCTCAGACCCTGACCAGCTGGTGTATAAAACTTTGGATCCCGCTGACCGGCTCCCAGGACCAGCCAGAGACTTGGCCCTGAATAGCTACTTAG GTTTCTCCATCGACTCGGGGAAGGGTCTGGTGCGTGCAGAGGAGCTGAGCTTTGTGGCAGGGGCCCCCCGTGCCAACCACAAGGGTGCTGTGGTCATCCTGCGCAAGGACAGTGCCAGTCGCCTGGTGCCCGAAGTTATGCTGTCTGGGGAGCGCCTGACCTCTGGCTTTGGCTACTCGCTGGCCGTGGCTGATCTCAACAATGATGG CTGGCCAGACCTGGTAGTGGGTGCCCCATATTTCTTTGAGCGCCAAGAAGAGCTGGGGGGTGCCGTGTATGTGTACCTGAACCAGGGGGGTCACTGGGCTGGGATCTCCCCTCTCCGGCTCTGCGGCTTGCCCGACTCCATGTTCGGCATCAGCCTGGCTGTCCTGGGGGACCTCAACCGAGATGGCTTCCCAG ATATCGCGGTGGGAGCTCCCTTTGATGGGGATGGGAAAGTCTTCATCTACCACGGGAGCAGACTGGGGCTTGTCACCAAGCCTTCGCAG GTGCTGGAGGGCGAGGCCGTGGGTGTCCGGAGCTTTGGCTACTCCCTGTCGGGCGGCCTGGATGTGGATGGGAACCATTATCCCGACTTGCTTGTGGGCTCCCTGGCTGACACCGCCGTGCTCTTCAG GGCCAGACCTGTTCTCCATGTCACCCATGAGATCTTTATTGCTCCACGAGCCATTGACCTAGAGCAGCCCAACTGTGCTGGTGGCCTCTCGGTCTG TGTCGACCTAAGGATCTGTTTCACCTACGTTGCCATCCCCAGCAGTTACAGCCCTATTGTGG CCCTGGATTATGTGTTAGACGGGGACACAGACCGGAGGCTCCGGGGCCAGGTCCCCCGTGTGACCTTTCTGAGCCGTAGCCCAGATGACCCCAAGCACCAGGCCTCAGGCACTGTGTGGCTGAAGCACCAGCATGACCGAGTCTGTGGAGACACCATGTTCCAGCTACAG GAGAACGTGAAAGACAAGCTTCGGGCCATTGTGGTGACTTTGTCCTATGGTCTCCAAAGCCCTCGGCTCCGGCGACAGGCTCCTGGCCAGGGGCTGCCCCCAGTGGCCCCCATCCTCAATGCCCACCAGCCCAGCACCCAGCGGACAGAG ATTCACTTCCTGAAGCAAGGCTGTGGTGAAGACAAGATCTGCCAGAGCAATCTGCAGCTGGTCCGTGCCCGCTTTTGTACCCGGGTCAGCGACACGGAGTTCCAGCCTCTGCCCAT GGATGCGGATGGGACGACAGCCCTGTTTGCACTGAGTGGGCAGCCAGTCCTTGCCCTGGAGCTGGAGGTCACCAACCTGCCCTCGGACCCAGCCCGGCCGCAGGCCGATGGGGATGATGCCCACGAGGCCCAGCTCCTGGTCACCCTCCCGGCCTCACTGCGCTACTCAGGGGTCCGGGCCCTGGACCCTGTG GAGAAGCCGCTCTGCCTGTCCAACGAGAATGCCTCCCATGTTGAGTGTGAGCTGGGGAACCCCATGAAGAGAGGTGCCCAG GTCACCTTCTACCTCATCCTTAGCACCTCAGGGATCACCATTGAGACCACGGAGCTGGAGGTGGAGCTGCTGTTGGCCAC GATCAGCGAGCAGGAGCTGCACCCAATCTCTGCTCGAGCGCGTGTCTTCATTGAGCTGCCACTGTCCATCGTGGG GGTGGCCACTCCCCAGCAACTCTTCTTCTCTGGCGTGGTGAGGGGCGAGGCAGCCATGCGGTCTGAGCGGGATGTGGGCAGCAAGGTCAAGTATGAGGTCACG GTCTCCAACCAAGGCCAGTCGCTCAACACCCTGGGCTCTGCCTTCCTCAACATCATGTGGCCCCACGAGATTGCCAACGGGAAGTGGCTGCTGTACCCCATGCGAGTGGAgctggagggtgggcagggggccgGGCAGAAAGGGCTGTGTTCCCCCAGGCCCAACATCCTCCACCTG GATGTGGACAGCAGGGACCGGCGGCGGCGGGAGCTGGAGCAGCCGGAGCAGCAGGAGTCTCGTGAGCAGCAGGAGCCCAGCACGTCCTGGTGGCCGGTGTCCTCTgctgagaagaagaaaaacattaccCTG GACTGTGCTCGGGGCACGGCCAACTGCGTGGTGTTCAGCTGCCCACTCTACAGCTTTGACCGTGTGGCTGTGCTGCATGTCTGGGGCCGCCTCTGGAATAGCACCTTTCTGGAG GAGTACTCAGCTGTGAAATCCCTGGAAGTGATCGTCCGAGCCAACATCACGGTGAAGTCCTCCATCAAGAACTTGCTGCTCAGAGATGCCTCCACAGTG ATCCCAGTGATGGTATACTTGGACCCCATGGCTGTGGTGGCAGAAGGAGTCCCCTGGTGGGTCATCCTCCTGGCCGTGTTGGCCGGGCTGCTGGTGCTGGCACTGCTGGTGCTGCTCCTGTGGAAG ATGGGATTCTTCAAGCGGGCAAAGTACCCCGAGGCCACTGTGCCCCAGTATCACGCGGTGAAGATTCCCCGGGAAGACCGACAGCAGTTCAAGGAGGAGAAGACGGGCACCATCCTGAGGAACAACTGGGGCAGCCCCCGGCGGGAGAGCCCCGATGCACACCCCATCCTGGCTGCTGATGGGCACACCGAGCTGGGCCCCGACGGGCATCCTGTGCCAGGAACTGCCTAG